One region of Oryza glaberrima chromosome 7, OglaRS2, whole genome shotgun sequence genomic DNA includes:
- the LOC127779389 gene encoding thioredoxin H2-1 encodes MGGAFSTSKPKPAAGEEGGESAVVAVHSKAKWDELWDAHKNTTKLVVIDFSASWCGPCKMMEPVFKEMAGRFTDVAFLKVDVDELAEVARTWRVEAMPTFVLARGGEEVGRIVGADKDELEKTINTLRSSSSSTATTT; translated from the exons ATGGGCGGCGCCTTCTCGACGTCGAAGCCgaagcccgccgccggcgaggagggcggcgagtCCGCCGTGGTGGCCGTCCACTCCAAGGCCAAGTGGGACGAGCTGTGGGACGCCCACAAGAACACCACAAAGCTG GTGGTGATCGACTTCTCGGCGTCGTGGTGTGGGCCGTGCAAGATGATGGAGCCGGTGTTCAAGGAGATGGCCGGCCGCTTCACCGACGTCGCCTTCCTCAAGGTCGACGTCGACGAGCTCGCG GAGGTGGCGCGGACCTGGCGGGTGGAGGCGATGCCGACGTTCGTGCTGGCgaggggcggcgaggaggtcggccGCATCGTCGGCGCCGACAAGGACGAGCTCGAGAAGACCATCAACACGCTcaggtcatcgtcgtcgtcgacggcgacgacgacgtga
- the LOC127779388 gene encoding protein NRT1/ PTR FAMILY 2.9-like — MTLPPSVSGSGGGGDLEAHLDGDVGNGNARSDSAAAAAAAPELRYRGWKAMPFVIGNETFEKLGSIGTAANLMVYLTTVFHMSSLDAAVALNVFAGTTNLATVVGAFASDLYLGRYATVAAGCVSTFIGMVILTMTAGVPALHPPPCGEGRCLGATRGQLAVLGLAFAFIVAGAGGIRPCSLPFGADQFDPRTESGRRGINSFFNWYYFTLTIAVCASSTAIVYVQSSVSWWVGLAIPAALMLASCALFFAGVGLYVRVRPEGSPFAGVARVAVAAFRKRSAAAPSDADESLFRTRHASGVVSRLPYTDQFRFLDKAAVVVDAKSEVGGDGHPKNPWRLCSLQQVEEAKCILRVVPVWLTCIVYYVAFAQTNTYVILQAAQSDRHLGGGGGAGSFEVPPGSFTVFPMLALAVWIPLYDRLVVPWARRLTGREGGITPLQRMGVGMALSVLAMLVAAMAEKRRRDLAAGSPSNTGRVSRQSAFWLVPQLAALGLSEAFNQVSQTEFYYREFPESMRSVAGSVLFSGLALSSYLSGVLVAAVERATRGAGAGDDGGWLAEDLNKGRLDWFYLLIAAIGAANFLAFVACAKWYRYKGSDDDDDDDHEHEQVNVADRISAAAA, encoded by the exons atgACCCTGCCTCCCTccgtctccggctccggcggcggcggcgacctcgaggCCCACCTCGACGGCGACGTGGGAAACGGCAATGCCAGATCAgactccgcggcggcggcggcggcggcgccggagctccGGTACCGGGGGTGGAAGGCGATGCCGTTCGTGATCGGCAACGAGACGTTCGAGAAGCTGGGCAGCATCGGCACGGCGGCGAACCTCATGGTGTACCTCACCACCGTCTTCCACATGTCcagcctcgacgccgccgtcgcgctcaacGTGTTCGCTGGCACCACCAacctcgccaccgtcgtcggcgCCTTCGCCTCCGACCTCTACCTCGGCCGctacgccaccgtcgccgccggctgcgtCTCCACCTTCATC GGGATGGTCATCTTGACGATGACGGCCGGCGTGCCGGCGCTGCAcccgccgccgtgcggcgaggGGAGGTGTTTGGGCGCGACGAGGGGGCAGCTCGCGGTGCTCGGTCTGGCGTTCGCGTTCAtcgtggccggcgccggcgggatccGGCCGTGCAGCCTGCCGTTCGGCGCCGACCAGTTCGACCCGCGCACGGAGTCCGGCCGCCGCGGCATCAACAGCTTCTTCAACTGGTACTACTTCACGCTCACCATCGCCGTCTGCGCCTCGTCGACGGCGATCGTCTACGTGCAGAGCAGCGTGAGCTGGTGGGTCGGGCTCGCCATCCCGGCGGCGCTCATGCTCGCCTCCTGCGCCCTCTTCTTCGCCGGCGTGGGGCTCTACGTCCGCGTGCGCCCCGAGGGGAGCCCCTtcgccggcgtcgcgcgcgtcgccgtcgccgcgttcCGGAAGCGgtcggccgccgcgccctccgacgccgacgagtcCCTCTTCCGGACGCGCCACGCCAGCGGCGTCGTGTCGAGGCTCCCCTACACCGACCAGTTCAGGTTCCTCGacaaggccgccgtcgtggtcgacGCCAAGAGCGAGGTGGGCGGCGACGGGCACCCCAAGAATCCATGGCGGCTGTGCAGCCTCCAGCAGGTGGAGGAGGCCAAGTGCATCCTCCGCGTCGTCCCCGTGTGGCTCACCTGCATCGTCTACTACGTCGCGTTCGCGCAGACGAACACCTACGTCATCCTCCAGGCGGCGCAGTCCGACCgccacctcggcggcggcggcggcgccgggagctTCGAGGTGCCACCGGGCTCGTTCACCGTCTTCCCCATGCTGGCGCTCGCCGTCTGGATCCCGCTCTACGACCGCCTCGTCGTGCCATGGGCGCGCCGCCTCACGGGGCGCGAGGGCGGCATCACGCCGCTCCAGCGGATGGGCGTCGGCATGGCGCTGTCCGTCCTCGCCAtgctcgtcgccgccatggccgagaagcggcggcgcgacctcgccgccggctcgccgtcgAACACCGGCCGGGTGTCGCGGCAGTCGGCGTTCTGGCTGGTGCCGCAGCTCGCCGCGCTGGGGCTATCGGAGGCGTTCAACCAGGTGAGCCAGACGGAGTTCTACTACAGGGAGTTCCCGGAGAGCATGCGGAGCGTCGCCGGGTCGGTGCTGTTCAGCGGGCTGGCGCTGTCGAGCTACCTGAGCGGGGTGCTGGTCGCCGCCGTGGAGCGCGCCACgaggggcgccggcgccggggacgacggcggGTGGCTCGCCGAGGACCTGAACAAGGGGAGGCTGGACTGGTTCTACCTCCTCATCGCCGCCATTGGGGCGGCCAACTTCTTGGCGTTCGTCGCGTGCGCCAAGTGGTACAGGTACAAGGgctctgatgatgatgacgatgatgaccaTGAGCATGAGCAGGTTAACGTTGCAGATAGGAttagtgctgctgctgcttaa
- the LOC127779387 gene encoding uncharacterized protein LOC127779387 codes for MVTMSAAASWTAEDDVLLKNAVEAGASLESLAKGAVCFSHKFTLQELQDRWSSLLYDSETSGQASALIVKYETELSTSNPTKAHKLFYVRRKHLSLRKRKIESVKNQYYAMRKRICHDPCLAADFGYVITPCSCPVGSDCVCDGLFNLLEDNHLIHNVNQAPDVVNGYGHIGESYADGQDVHAKDNGHYISHRRHDKAAGTVASDGSTNCESANGCSDVGKLYGYNFMPKNIQSSERNIASPKDLSDVQDCVQPQQPILCEESANGMTGLKALLNTDQDCIKQNQFSGNSNEILQEPGSLKAMSEHWCSQAPSAPTRKKFQGVNAPDMLTDVHHKEQEILAFSDDKKKETTNIDTFSCKVNVENGMSGSGLDDATEGEVMHSCLMDASQGEDFELLNSENILDSSLDPNLEGLGDRHANVILKDISKEHFLDIPHVSSACGNNTDPIHEKHDVADISGVDMIYTTEVPFPCAGIVCILNTEDPEIPCNDDIFTPGPVASTSTCDQNSQHNMHLVSAKPIPPLNAADLNHTDLVSDVQPLLLTMKLEPYTLEQKETLVGLNESCTVRSKSPVMPVDASNANACTSTFHSAAEFVKKSTCGLVQHECFDNLGSVALDECIGVLDEMNSKVPDESGISCDATTQNSISAHALPDVEFLNPITTTSSPEGGGSDSEDGIPNYFDIEALILDQDLIPWDQESDFIQPEVSRFQSLESRKDLIRLERGARSNTNRSIMSHGAFAVLYGQHLKYYIKDPEVTLGRETSEEHVDIDLGKEGKANTISRQQAIIKMDKGGSFHITNIGKAPIFVNSKEVPCNECTHLISDALLQIRHMKFIFHINQDAVRQHIVRSRRGTSQGKYAVFNWDEKP; via the exons atGGTCACCATGTCGGCCGCTGCGAGCTGGACCGCCGAGGACGACGTCCTGCTGAAGAACGCCGTCGAG GCTGGTGCCTCATTGGAATCCTTGGCTAAAGGAGCTGTATGTTTTTCCCACAAATTCACTCTTCAAGAATTACAGGATCGTTGGTCCTCATTGCTGTATGACTCAGAGACCTCAGGACAAGCATCTGCCCTCATAGTCAAGTATGAGACTGAACTTTCAACCTCCAACCCGACCAAAGCACATAAACTTTTCTACGTGAGGAGAAAACATCTTTCTCTCAGGAAGAGGAAAATTGAGAGTGTAAAGAATCAGTATTATGCAATGAGAAAGAGAATCTGCCATGATCCATGTTTGGCTGCAGATTTTGGTTATGTTATCACACCCTGTTCATGCCCTGTAGGTAGTGATTGTGTATGTGATGGATTATTTAACTTGTTGGAAGATAATCATTTGATCCATAACGTTAATCAAGCTCCAGATGTTGTAAATGGCTATGGTCACATAGGCGAAAGCTATGCTGATGGACAAGATGTACATGCCAAAGATAATGGACATTATATATCCCATAGAAGGCATGATAAAGCTGCTGGGACAGTGGCAAgtgatggaagcactaattgTGAAAGTGCAAATGGCTGTTCTGATGTAGGTAAGTTATATGGATACAACTTCATGCCAAAGAACATTCAGTCAAGTGAAAGGAATATTGCCTCTCCAAAGGACCTTTCTGATGTCCAGGACTGTGTGCAGCCTCAGCAACCAATTCTTTGTGAAGAATCAGCCAATGGAATGACAGGGTTAAAGGCTTTACTGAATACTGATCAAGATTGCATAAAACAGAACCAGTTTTCTGGTAACAGCAATGAAATATTGCAAGAACCAGGCTCGCTAAAAGCAATGAGTGAACATTGGTGTTCTCAGGCACCTAGTGCTCCTACTAGGAAGAAGTTTCAGGGTGTTAATGCACCTGACATGCTGACAGATGTGCATCACAAAGAGCAAGAAATTCTTGCCTTTTCTGAtgacaagaaaaaggaaactACTAACATTGACACATTTTCATGCAAGGTGAATGTGGAGAATGGAATGTCTGGATCTGGCTTAGACGATGCAACAGAAGGTGAAGTTATGCACTCATGCTTAATGGATGCCAGTCAGGGTGAAGACTTTGAGCTACTTAATAGCGAGAATATTTTGGATTCTTCTCTTGACCCAAATCTGGAAGGTTTAGGCGATCGACATGCTAATGTTATTCTGAAGGACATCTCCAAAGAGCACTTTCTGGACATTCCTCATGTAAGCAGTGCCTGTGGTAACAACACAGATCCAATCCATGAGAAGCATGATGTGGCAGATATTTCTGGAGTGGACATGATATACACAACAGAAGTGCCTTTTCCTTGTGCTGGTATTGTGTGCATATTAAACACTGAAGATCCTGAAATCCCTTGCAATGATGATATCTTTACACCTGGGCCTGTAGCATCCACCTCTACTTGTGACCAGAATTCGCAGCACAATATGCATTTGGTTTCTGCCAAACCTATTCCTCCACTAAATGCTGCTGACTTGAATCACACCGACTTGGTTAGTGATGTCCAACCATTGTTACTTACAATGAAGTTGGAACCTTACACCTTGGAACAAAAGGAAACTTTGGTGGGTCTTAATGAATCTTGTACCGTAAGAAGCAAGTCACCTGTTATGCCTGTTGATGCTAGCAATGCAAATGCATGCACATCAACTTTCCATTCTGCTGCAGAATTTGTTAAAAAATCTACATGTGGTTTAGTGCAACATGAATGTTTTGATAACTTGGGGAGTGTGGCTTTGGATGAGTGTATTGGAGTGCTTGATGAAATGAATTCTAAGGTTCCTGATGAGTCAGGAATAAGTTGTGATGCTACTACCCAAAACAGCATTTCAGCGCATGCATTGCCAGATGTGGAATTTCTTAATCCCATAACAACCACTTCAAGCCCAGAAGGGGGAGGATCTGACAGTGAGGACGGTATTCCAAACTATTTCGACATAGAAGCTTTG ATACTTGATCAGGATTTAATTCCATGGGATCAAGAATCTGATTTCATCCAGCCCGAAG TTTCCAGGTTTCAGTCTCTTGAAAGTAGGAAAGATTTGATAAGATTAGAACGAGGTGCCCGCTCTAATACAAACAGATCTATTATGTCCCATGGTGCTTTTGCAGTTCTTTATGGCCAGCATTTGAAATACTACATAAAGGATCCAGAG GTTACACTTGGGAGAGAAACAAGTGAGGAACATGTCGACATCGATttgggaaaagaaggaaaggCGAATACAATATCCCGTCAacag GCAATTATCAAGATGGATAAAGGTGGATCTTTCCACATAACGAATATAGGAAAAGCTCCAATCTTCGTCAATAGCAAAGAAGTTCCATGCAACGAATGCACTCACTTAATTTCTGATGCATTACTTCAG ATAAGGCACATGAAATTCATTTTTCACATCAATCAGGATGCCGTGAGGCAACATATAGTTCGCAGTAGGAGAGGAACCTCCCAAGGCAAGTACGCAGTATTTAATTGGGATGAAAAGCCATGA
- the LOC127778364 gene encoding bifunctional phosphatase IMPL2, chloroplastic, whose protein sequence is MLPATSTVPPTSPLPHSRAAPRRHLRAGLLHGSVATAAVVRACGVTTAHRRRMGSVQASPGAGGWEVAMADKEGVGVERLVEVAQRAADAAGEVLRKYFRQRVEIIDKEDQSPVTIADREAEEAMVSVILKSFPSHAVFGEENGWRCVEKSADYVWVLDPIDGTKSFITGKPLFGTLISLLYKGKPVIGIIDQPILRERWVGVDGMKTTLNGQEISVRPCNVLAQAYLYTTSPHLFAGEAEDAFIRVRDKVKVPLYGCDCYAYALLASGFVDLVVESGLKPYDFLSLVPVIEGAGGSITDWKGNKLHWPVSAESRPESFNVVASGDARVHKQALDALQWH, encoded by the exons ATGCTCCCGGCCACCTCCACCGTCCCACCCACCTCGCCCCTTCCCCACTCCCGCGctgccccgcgccgccacctccgcgcaGGGCTTCTCCACGGGtccgtggcgacggcggcggtggttcgggCGTGCGGGGTGACGACGGCCCACCGTCGGAGGATGGGCTCGGTTCAGGCGAGCCCCGGGGCAGGCGGATGGGAGGTGGCGATGGCGGATAAGGAGGGGGTAGGGGTGGAGCGGCTAGTGGAGGTGGCGCAGAGGGCGGCAGACGCCGCGGGGGAGGTGCTCAGGAAGTACTTCCGGCAACGCGTCGAGATCATCGACAAGGAGGATCAGA GTCCTGTAACTATTGCAGATAGAGAAGCGGAAGAAGCAATGGTGTCAGTCATTCTGAAGAGCTTCCCTTCCCATGCCGT TTTTGGTGAGGAAAATGGTTGGAGATGCGTGGAAAAGTCTGCTGATTATGTTTGGGTTTTGGACCCCATAGATGGAACAAAAAGCTTCATAACTG GCAAGCCTCTGTTTGGTACGCTTATTTCACTCTTGTACAAGGGGAAGCCG GTTATTGGCATCATTGATCAGCCAATCTTGAGAGAAAGATGGGTTGGGGTTGATGGGATGAAAACAACCTTAAATGGACAAGAAATATCTGTTCGCCCTTGCAATGTCCTGGCACAAGCTTACTT ATATACAACAAGTCCACATTTGTTTGCAGGAGAAGCTGAAGATGCATTTATTCGTGTACGGGATAAG GTCAAAGTCCCACTGTATGGTTGCGATTGCTATGCCTATGCTCTTCTTGCCTCTGGTTTTGTAGATCTTGTTGTTGAATCAGGATTGAAG CCATATGATTTTCTCTCATTGGTACCAGTCATTGAAGGAGCTGGAGGTTCAATAACAGATTGGAAAGGAAACAAGCTCCATTGGCCTGTCTCTGCGGAATCACGGCCTGAAA GTTTCAATGTGGTGGCATCTGGAGACGCCCGTGTCCACAAGCAGGCCCTTGATGCGTTGCAATGGCACTAG